From the genome of Ziziphus jujuba cultivar Dongzao chromosome 4, ASM3175591v1:
ATTATAGAAGGTACAAAGGTGTACCCATAGCAAGGAACGAACTTGTGAAGAGTCCCTTTATGGAAGGAATTAGGGTCATGTTCCACTGGTTGTTGCATTAGACGGACATGCAAACCTTGTAAATCGATAAGAATCATTTGCAAAGTCGCATTGATTCGTTCAAATTTGGTTTCATGCCTTGCCAAAATGTCCAGAACTTTCACTTTCGAATTCAACACTTGTTTTCTCATAGGTATCCATGCAAAGATGCTAAAATTCCAAATGATATGTTCCTTTTTACCAAAAGGAAAACAACAGTTTAAGATAGAAAAGAAGAGAAGATATAGATagaagagaaagagataaaGATAGAGTTTGATTAGAAATAAACTTCATGCATTCAAAGATTCTTCTACAGTCAACATAATACTTATAAACTAAACTCACTTCCCTATCCATAAGTAACTACTAGTACTGATTAAACCAATTTCCCTATCCATAAGTAACTACTCATACTTGGAAGAAAATAAGGAGCACATAAAGAAACCTTTAACTACTACTGTTAACTGATTCTACAAAGAAACTGACACTGGACCTTTGTGCATGGAAAGTAACTAGAGATAcaaaatacacatatacatatagacTAGGACCCATATGCCAAATTGGGTACATATCAATCTGCTCCTACTTCGAGCTCAGATTCTTTAACTAGATGTGTGCCTCGACCAGTAGCGTAAATATTCTTAGCAAGTGAGAAACTTCTTAtaattttcttcctcttctccaTTTCTTGATCAAGCTTCAAAGCTTTTGGTACTGATTTGGAGCTGTTTAGCTTCTTCTGATAAGCAATGGCTGCCTTCACAAATTCCTGTTTAACAAAGCCAACGTAACATCACTCgggtcagtttttttttttttttttttttttttttttttttttttctgtattttcacACTGAATCTCTAATtagacaaaaacagaaaaaaagaaaaaaaaaatagagatagaTATATTTATACCTGATAAGCAGATGGGCAACCAGGATAATCAAATTCCTCAGAATCAGGCTTCCTCATTCTCTCAGGATGAAACTGCAACCCCATCATAAACTTACCCTCTTCAGGATTATAAGCATCAGGATCATAAAAACCTTCAACTAAACCATCAGGAGCGAAAGCCATTGGAACAAATCTCTCTGCCAATCTTTTAACTCCTTGATGATGATAACTATTAACCCAAATCACCATTTTTCCTCCTTCCAAAAAATCCTTAAACCAAATATGCAAAGGAGTATTTTCCACCACCTTCACAACATGTCTATGACTATCATAATTATCGTAATCAATgtgtttgactttttgtccAACTGAGCAACTCTTGGAGAGCTCTTTCTCAACGTCGAAATAAAGTGAACCACCACATGCAACATTCAAAATCTGAGAGCCTCTGCAAATTCCCAGATAGGGTATGTTCCTTTCGAGGCAGAGCTTTGCAAGCCTCAATTCGATCGAGTCCTTTTCTTTGTCGATTGCGGTATAGCTCGCGTGAAGTCTCCTGATTTCTTCTAGCTCTTCCGCTGAAAGACCTGAAACTTCGTTTTCGTAAAGAGAAGGATCGATATCTTCTCCTTCACAGAGAAAAACTCCATGAATGGGTTCGAAGCTGTCCAATAACCTATGGACACCTGAAACTCTGGGTATAATAACTGGTACTGCACCATAACCCACCATAAGATCGAGATGATATTCGCCTGCAGATCATATATAGATTAGACTAAGAAACACATAAATAAATGTAACAAATATCAAAAACTCTGTTTTGGTTTCATGGAAAAAAGAGAACGAACCCACGAAATCTACGAACTTGTTCTTGCGAACACTACGCCTAGAGACTATGAGAACGCGAGGAAGCATCACAGACAGATCGGAAGCCCTGGCTGAGATTGGTTAGTACATGTTTTGCTTCCAAGT
Proteins encoded in this window:
- the LOC125421767 gene encoding putative glutamine amidotransferase GAT1_2.1 isoform X1 → MLPRVLIVSRRSVRKNKFVDFVGEYHLDLMVGYGAVPVIIPRVSGVHRLLDSFEPIHGVFLCEGEDIDPSLYENEVSGLSAEELEEIRRLHASYTAIDKEKDSIELRLAKLCLERNIPYLGICRGSQILNVACGGSLYFDVEKELSKSCSVGQKVKHIDYDNYDSHRHVVKVVENTPLHIWFKDFLEGGKMVIWVNSYHHQGVKRLAERFVPMAFAPDGLVEGFYDPDAYNPEEGKFMMGLQFHPERMRKPDSEEFDYPGCPSAYQEFVKAAIAYQKKLNSSKSVPKALKLDQEMEKRKKIIRSFSLAKNIYATGRGTHLVKESELEVGAD
- the LOC125421767 gene encoding putative glutamine amidotransferase GAT1_2.1 isoform X2; the protein is MVGYGAVPVIIPRVSGVHRLLDSFEPIHGVFLCEGEDIDPSLYENEVSGLSAEELEEIRRLHASYTAIDKEKDSIELRLAKLCLERNIPYLGICRGSQILNVACGGSLYFDVEKELSKSCSVGQKVKHIDYDNYDSHRHVVKVVENTPLHIWFKDFLEGGKMVIWVNSYHHQGVKRLAERFVPMAFAPDGLVEGFYDPDAYNPEEGKFMMGLQFHPERMRKPDSEEFDYPGCPSAYQEFVKAAIAYQKKLNSSKSVPKALKLDQEMEKRKKIIRSFSLAKNIYATGRGTHLVKESELEVGAD